The genomic window CGACGCGCACGTGCCGCTGCCCGACGACCTAGTCGACGACCCCGCCGATCCCGTGCTGGACGAGGTGCTCGTCCCGACCCCTCGCACCGACTCGGCCACCACCGGCGTCGGTCCTGCCACCCCCGCCGTCGTCGAGCCGGTCACGGCGCCGGCGCCCGTCCGCGAGAGCGCGATGACGGGCGAGGTCCCCGTCGTCGTCCCCGCCTCAGCGGGCGCGACGTCGGCCGGTGATCCCGCCGGGGCCGCGGCGTCCGCCGAGGCCCCCACGCCCGTCGTCGAGGAGAGCACCGCCGAGCCTGGCCTCGCCGCCCCCACGGACATCGACGCCGCCGGGCCGGTGAGCGAGGAGGGCGAGGAGCTGCTGCGCGTCGCCGAGACCCCGGACGTCGCCGTCCCCGTCGCGCCCGTCCGCCTGCCCCCGTCCTACCCGCCGGTCCACCGCCCCGAGCCGCTGCCCGTCCCGGCGCGGGCCGGCGAGGCACCGACAGCCGAGCGCGAGCCGCGCCGCTGGGGCGGCACGATCGGCGTCGTCCTCGTCGTCGTCCTCATCTCCGCGCTGCTCAAGACCTTCGTCGTCCAGACCTTCACCATCCCCTCCTCCTCCATGGAGACCACCCTCATGACGGGGGACCGCGTCGCCGTGAGCGTCTGGGACGCCGACGACGTGCAAAGAGGTGACATCGTCGTCTTCAAGGACCCCGACCACTGGCTCGACGTCGAGGACCCCACCGGCTTCCGCGGCTTCGTCCAGGACGCCCTCATCCTCATCCACCTCCTGCCCGAGGACTCCGGCCACCACCTCATCAAGCGCGTCATCGGCACCGCCGGCGACCACGTCGTCTCCGACGGCAGGGGCCGGATCACCGTCAACGGCGTCGCCGTTGACGAGACCTACGTCGAGAAGGGCGAGCTGCCCTCCGAGGTCGCCTTCGACGTCACCGTCCCCGACGGCTACCTGTGGGTCATGGGGGACAACCGCGCCAACTCCGCCGACTCCCGCTACCACCAGAACGACTCCCATCAGGGCTTCGTCCCGGTCGAGGACGTCGTCGGCGTCGCCCG from Actinomyces radicidentis includes these protein-coding regions:
- the lepB gene encoding signal peptidase I, whose translation is MSTADRPRAGADGGDDAAPARVPEPAPDQAIGAFEDEPLSEIVALRRAPVEDADLALISPYHEDPEVPEEPALGRTGTGDAHVPLPDDLVDDPADPVLDEVLVPTPRTDSATTGVGPATPAVVEPVTAPAPVRESAMTGEVPVVVPASAGATSAGDPAGAAASAEAPTPVVEESTAEPGLAAPTDIDAAGPVSEEGEELLRVAETPDVAVPVAPVRLPPSYPPVHRPEPLPVPARAGEAPTAEREPRRWGGTIGVVLVVVLISALLKTFVVQTFTIPSSSMETTLMTGDRVAVSVWDADDVQRGDIVVFKDPDHWLDVEDPTGFRGFVQDALILIHLLPEDSGHHLIKRVIGTAGDHVVSDGRGRITVNGVAVDETYVEKGELPSEVAFDVTVPDGYLWVMGDNRANSADSRYHQNDSHQGFVPVEDVVGVARDVIWPVTQWADVDDGTKVFDDVPAPTGKAPSLATPAAEDGA